In Janthinobacterium sp. 67, a genomic segment contains:
- a CDS encoding sensor histidine kinase: MKLSRFITGHLEPILEEWELFARSLPIPGAAISKVELRDHAKQMLQTIVRDMDVIENAAQRKKKSTTGVSEITGKETAAATHGSLRQQIGFTLPQLTAEFRAMRASVLRLWMAQVPVTSKTATDDILRFNEAIDQALQESAIRYSQQSDRTRNTFLAILSHDLRSPLSTMTMAGALLSRPSATSASTVQIGARVARSAATMTTMVNDLLEFARTQLGGHMPISPALGDLGEICKTAVEDASAAHPQCKFELSTTGEMIGDFDAARLSQLFSNLLNNAAQYRTDDQPVTITAFGDADTTVVQVKNFGRQIPEASLKSIFDPLVQLAISDDHKAPNATSIGLGLFIAREIASAHGGTIGAESSLESGTIFTVRLPRVSLNDRGNGG; encoded by the coding sequence GTGAAACTATCGCGCTTTATTACCGGCCATCTGGAGCCAATCCTGGAAGAGTGGGAACTCTTCGCCAGGTCGCTGCCCATTCCGGGAGCCGCCATCTCGAAAGTGGAATTGCGCGATCATGCCAAGCAGATGCTGCAAACCATCGTGCGCGACATGGACGTCATCGAGAACGCGGCGCAGCGAAAAAAGAAATCGACCACGGGCGTATCGGAAATAACGGGCAAGGAAACGGCAGCCGCCACGCATGGCTCGCTGCGCCAGCAGATCGGCTTCACGCTACCGCAGCTGACGGCGGAATTTCGCGCCATGCGGGCCAGCGTGCTGCGCCTGTGGATGGCACAGGTGCCGGTGACGTCGAAAACGGCAACGGACGACATCTTGCGCTTCAATGAAGCGATAGACCAGGCGCTGCAGGAATCAGCCATACGCTACTCGCAGCAGAGCGACCGCACCCGCAATACCTTTCTCGCCATCCTCAGCCACGATCTGCGCAGTCCGCTGAGCACGATGACGATGGCCGGTGCTCTGCTGAGCAGGCCAAGCGCGACCTCCGCTTCCACGGTGCAGATCGGTGCGCGGGTCGCCCGCAGCGCGGCCACCATGACAACCATGGTGAACGATTTGCTGGAGTTCGCCAGGACGCAGCTGGGGGGACACATGCCCATTTCACCCGCCTTGGGCGACCTGGGGGAAATCTGCAAGACGGCCGTCGAGGATGCATCGGCCGCTCACCCGCAATGCAAGTTTGAACTGAGCACCACGGGCGAGATGATTGGCGACTTCGATGCGGCCCGCCTGTCCCAGCTGTTTTCCAATTTGCTCAACAATGCTGCGCAATACCGCACCGACGACCAGCCGGTGACCATCACGGCTTTCGGCGATGCCGATACGACCGTGGTGCAAGTGAAGAATTTCGGCCGCCAGATCCCGGAAGCGTCGCTGAAAAGCATTTTCGATCCGCTGGTCCAGCTGGCCATTTCCGACGATCACAAGGCGCCCAATGCCACCAGCATCGGCCTGGGTCTGTTTATCGCGCGTGAGATCGCCAGCGCGCACGGCGGCACCATCGGCGCCGAGTCCAGCCTGGAAAGCGGCACGATATTTACCGTGCGCCTGCCCAGGGTATCGCTGAACGACAGAGGGAACGGCGGCTAG
- a CDS encoding sensor domain-containing diguanylate cyclase: MTRSRSLPPRLLGARFRGFSLLPLAISFVVLVCLSLLALQLWMTLRAREVQLDEAGRESANLAQSVAQHAYDTIKEADTVLVGLVERVQTDGVSDPELARMHKLLVTRVAELRQLHGIFIYARDGSWLVNSQQTLLSNLNNSDRDYFNYHRTHADRGPYVGPPVRSKSTGHWIVTVSRRINMPDGSFGGVALATIDMNYFRVFYERFSIGKKGAIFIANGNGILLLRRPFDESLLGRDLSQFPLFHDYLPKSPVGTAVIKSRVDGVTRINSYRRVEEYPLVVSAALSQDEVLAAWRVDAVMQNAVGGVLVLLIAFIGYRVVRQIDLRGKSEAGLVEARNELEMINETLARLANQDGLTGLANRRHFDQSLLAEFSRAQREESSLGLVLIDVDFFKQYNDIYGHVAGDECLRKIGKVVGYSMRRPGDLAARYGGEEMVVLLPGTDMQGALAVAEGVRQAVQSLGIEHSGNPLGVVTASVGVAAFMPMHLENLPVELVELADKALYKAKASGRNQVCYESSGKSAEQAATALAFR; encoded by the coding sequence ATGACCAGGTCACGCAGCTTGCCGCCACGATTGCTGGGAGCACGCTTCCGTGGCTTTTCCCTGCTGCCGCTGGCCATTTCATTTGTCGTGCTGGTATGCCTGTCGCTGCTGGCGCTCCAGCTATGGATGACCTTGCGCGCCCGCGAAGTGCAACTCGATGAAGCGGGGCGCGAAAGCGCCAATCTGGCGCAATCTGTGGCGCAGCATGCCTATGACACCATCAAGGAAGCCGATACGGTGCTGGTTGGACTCGTGGAGCGGGTGCAAACAGACGGTGTTTCCGATCCTGAACTGGCCCGCATGCACAAGTTGCTGGTCACGCGTGTCGCCGAGCTGCGCCAGTTGCACGGCATCTTCATCTATGCCAGGGATGGCAGCTGGCTGGTGAACTCGCAGCAAACGCTGTTGAGCAATTTGAATAATTCCGATCGCGATTACTTCAACTACCATCGAACGCATGCAGATCGAGGCCCCTATGTCGGGCCTCCCGTGCGCAGCAAATCGACGGGACATTGGATCGTCACCGTGTCGCGGCGTATCAATATGCCTGACGGCAGTTTCGGCGGCGTGGCGCTGGCGACCATTGATATGAATTATTTCAGGGTGTTTTATGAACGCTTTTCGATAGGAAAAAAAGGCGCCATTTTCATTGCAAATGGAAACGGTATTCTGTTATTGAGACGGCCGTTCGACGAAAGTTTGCTGGGACGCGATCTTTCGCAGTTTCCCTTATTTCATGATTATTTGCCCAAAAGTCCCGTTGGGACGGCTGTGATCAAGTCGCGAGTCGATGGCGTGACGCGTATCAATAGCTATCGTAGAGTCGAGGAATACCCGCTGGTGGTCTCCGCCGCGTTGTCGCAGGATGAAGTGCTCGCTGCGTGGCGTGTCGATGCGGTGATGCAAAATGCGGTGGGGGGCGTGCTGGTATTGCTGATCGCGTTCATCGGATACCGCGTGGTGCGGCAGATCGATTTGCGGGGCAAGAGCGAGGCGGGACTGGTCGAGGCGCGCAATGAACTGGAAATGATCAATGAAACCCTGGCCCGCCTTGCCAACCAGGATGGGTTGACGGGGCTGGCGAACCGGCGCCACTTCGACCAGTCGCTGCTTGCCGAGTTCAGCCGTGCGCAGCGTGAGGAGAGCTCGCTTGGGTTGGTGTTGATCGATGTCGATTTCTTCAAGCAATACAACGATATCTATGGCCATGTGGCCGGCGACGAGTGCCTGAGAAAAATCGGCAAAGTGGTCGGCTACAGCATGCGCAGGCCGGGCGACCTTGCGGCGCGCTACGGCGGCGAGGAAATGGTCGTTTTATTGCCCGGTACGGATATGCAGGGCGCATTGGCGGTGGCGGAAGGCGTTCGCCAGGCCGTGCAATCGCTGGGAATCGAGCATAGTGGCAATCCTCTCGGCGTGGTGACGGCCAGCGTCGGCGTGGCGGCTTTTATGCCGATGCACCTGGAAAACCTGCCGGTCGAGTTGGTTGAGCTTGCTGACAAGGCACTGTACAAGGCCAAGGCATCGGGGAGAAATCAGGTTTGTTATGAGTCTTCTGGCAAAAGTGCCGAGCAGGCCGCCACTGCTCTTGCGTTTCGATAG
- a CDS encoding HD domain-containing protein → MSEHARRGTLERAIEIAAATHAGQTDKGGAPYILHPLRVMLRVAPGAQQIVAVLHDVVEDSDGKVTFDDLASEGFSQEVIDGVRAVSKIEGESYEAFIARAALNPVGKAVKLADLAENSDLSRIEMPTEKDLERVGKYGRAMGYLVVN, encoded by the coding sequence ATGAGTGAACACGCAAGACGCGGTACCTTGGAGCGCGCGATTGAAATCGCCGCCGCCACCCATGCCGGCCAGACGGACAAGGGCGGCGCGCCATACATATTGCACCCTTTGCGCGTCATGCTGCGCGTCGCCCCCGGCGCCCAGCAGATTGTCGCCGTGCTGCATGACGTGGTGGAAGACAGCGATGGCAAAGTCACCTTCGACGACCTCGCGAGTGAAGGATTTTCCCAGGAAGTCATCGACGGCGTGCGCGCCGTGAGCAAGATAGAAGGCGAGTCGTATGAAGCGTTTATCGCCCGCGCGGCGTTGAACCCGGTGGGCAAGGCCGTCAAGCTGGCTGATCTGGCTGAGAATAGCGATTTGTCGAGGATAGAGATGCCGACGGAGAAGGATTTGGAGAGGGTGGGGAAGTATGGGCGGGCGATGGGGTATTTGGTGGTGAATTGA
- a CDS encoding RelA/SpoT domain-containing protein, translated as MSFPIPEFSRKQVQRAGYTLVNFEESEGDFDMDAWHDAFLVLTNWRACHGYPINTFQATLRNKLKKIDPDALVAQRLKRTPSIINKLQRIKGMNLARMQDIGGLRAVVNSLPQLQVLHQEYKTTIFTHTLVSEYDYVKEPKESGYRSVHLIYRYKLRYDSPYDGLQLELQMRTKLQHAWATAVETMGTFLRHSLKSSEGPDEWLNFFALVSSAFAHSEKMPLVPGYEHLSKAETYRKTKEDSERLAGC; from the coding sequence ATGAGCTTTCCCATACCGGAATTTTCAAGAAAACAAGTGCAACGTGCCGGATACACATTGGTAAATTTCGAGGAGAGTGAAGGTGATTTTGACATGGATGCTTGGCATGATGCATTTCTTGTCCTTACGAACTGGAGAGCTTGTCACGGTTATCCAATAAATACGTTTCAAGCAACTTTAAGGAACAAACTAAAAAAAATTGATCCTGATGCTCTTGTTGCTCAACGGCTTAAAAGAACGCCTTCGATTATAAATAAACTCCAGCGAATAAAAGGAATGAATTTGGCTCGGATGCAAGATATTGGCGGATTGAGGGCCGTTGTAAATTCATTGCCGCAGCTTCAGGTTCTTCATCAAGAATATAAAACTACGATTTTCACACACACATTGGTTTCCGAATATGATTATGTGAAAGAACCAAAAGAATCTGGATATCGCAGCGTTCATCTTATTTATAGGTACAAACTACGCTACGACTCGCCTTATGATGGCCTTCAACTTGAACTTCAAATGCGAACTAAGTTACAGCACGCATGGGCTACGGCAGTTGAAACAATGGGGACATTCCTTCGGCACTCTTTGAAGTCTAGCGAAGGGCCGGATGAATGGTTGAATTTTTTTGCACTTGTATCTTCGGCTTTCGCTCACTCCGAGAAAATGCCACTCGTGCCAGGGTATGAACACCTATCAAAGGCTGAAACGTACAGGAAGACGAAAGAAGACTCTGAGCGTCTAGCAGGCTGCTGA
- a CDS encoding IS5 family transposase produces the protein MRGADTFTESLFMMRKLEDFIPQDHPLREVRKMANAALEKMAGLFAGMYESESKGGRPSIAPEKLLRAMLLQVLYSVRSERQLMEQVQYNLLFRWFIGLAMDDNVWVASVFSKNRERLIRHDAVIEFFNEVLAIAGQNNWLSGEHFSVDGTLIQAWAGHKSFVRKDGDGGDGNGDGGDFRGKKRSNETHQSKTDPEARLYRKGNTGSELRYMGHTLSDNRHGLIANARVTQADGYAEREAAKAMVNDARQALSDPAIVITVGADKGYDAAEFIQACAAMNVMPHVAQNKSGRSSAVPDTIAQSLGYAISQQKRKLIEQGFGWAKMIGGIRQVMVRGLRKVDQMFVLNMAAYNLVRMRSLGQIRPQGAQ, from the coding sequence ATGCGCGGCGCCGACACCTTCACCGAAAGCTTGTTCATGATGCGCAAGCTGGAAGACTTCATTCCCCAAGATCACCCGCTGCGGGAGGTCCGCAAGATGGCCAACGCGGCGCTGGAAAAGATGGCAGGTCTGTTCGCCGGCATGTACGAATCGGAAAGCAAAGGCGGCCGCCCCAGCATCGCGCCGGAAAAGCTGCTGCGCGCCATGCTGCTGCAAGTGCTCTACAGCGTTCGCTCCGAGCGGCAGTTGATGGAACAGGTTCAGTACAACCTGCTGTTCCGCTGGTTCATCGGCCTGGCCATGGACGACAACGTCTGGGTGGCCAGCGTTTTCAGCAAGAACCGCGAGCGCCTCATTCGGCACGACGCCGTCATCGAATTCTTCAATGAAGTGCTGGCCATCGCCGGCCAGAACAACTGGCTATCGGGCGAGCATTTCAGCGTGGACGGCACCTTGATCCAAGCTTGGGCAGGCCACAAGAGCTTCGTGCGCAAAGACGGTGATGGCGGCGACGGCAATGGCGACGGCGGTGACTTCAGGGGCAAGAAGCGCAGCAACGAAACACACCAATCGAAGACCGATCCCGAAGCGCGCCTGTACCGCAAGGGCAACACAGGCAGCGAGCTGCGTTACATGGGCCATACCCTGAGCGACAACCGCCACGGACTGATCGCCAATGCGCGTGTGACCCAGGCCGACGGCTATGCTGAACGGGAAGCGGCGAAGGCGATGGTGAACGATGCGCGGCAAGCGCTGAGCGATCCCGCAATTGTGATCACGGTGGGCGCCGATAAGGGGTACGACGCGGCAGAATTCATCCAGGCCTGTGCGGCCATGAACGTGATGCCACATGTGGCGCAGAACAAGTCGGGCCGCAGCTCGGCGGTGCCTGACACGATTGCCCAGAGCCTGGGCTACGCGATTTCTCAGCAGAAGCGCAAGCTCATCGAGCAGGGGTTTGGCTGGGCCAAGATGATTGGCGGTATCCGCCAGGTGATGGTGCGCGGCCTGCGCAAAGTTGACCAGATGTTCGTGCTCAACATGGCGGCTTATAACTTGGTGCGCATGCGTTCCCTAGGACAAATCCGTCCGCAGGGCGCGCAGTAA